ATCACCATCGGTGATAAGCTGATGTATGTATTCGTTGTGCCGCTTCGCCCTGAGGCGCAGGTCGCCGGAGCTCTTGTGCTCTTCCATGATGCGAGCTACATCCAGCACCGTCTCGACCAGATCTGGCAGCACAATTTCATACGATTTTTGGTCCAGGCCCTCCTGATCTCGTTGACGACACTGTTCGTTGTGCAATTGACCCTGGTCAGGCCCCTCGCAAGAATGACAGAATGGATCAAGCGATTGCGCAAAGGGGAGGTGAATGATTCCTCATCACTCCCCAGTAAAGACCTCTTGAACCCGCTGGCGGCCGAGGTCACGCAATTGGCCAAGAGCCTCTCGGCCGCGAAGGCCGCTGCCGAGGACACCAGGTTCGGGCAAGCAGGGAACTCTCTTTGGGCGCCGACATCACTGAAGGAACATTTGCGGATCACACTCCAAGGGAGGTCGATTTTCGTTATCTCCAACCGCGAGCCTTACATCCATGTCAAAAGGGGGAAGCAGGTCGAATGCGTTGTTCCGGCGAGCGGCTTGGTGTCCGCACTAGAGCCTGTGCTGGCCGCCTGTGAAGGCACATGGATCGCCCATGGGAGCGGTGACGCCGATAGCCTGGTTGTGGATGACGCAGACAGGCTCAGGGTCCCTCCCGCAGACCCGAAATACATCCTGAGGAGAGTGTGGCTGACGAAGGCGGAAGAACAGGGGTACTACTATGGGTTTGCCAATGAAGGACTCTGGCCCCTCTGTCACATTGCCCACACCCGGCCCGTCTTTCAGGCAGACGACTGGCAATACTATCGAGATGTGAACGACAAGTTTGCGCAGGTCGCGTTGGCGGAGCTTGAAGGCGTTGAAGAGCCGTGCGTGCTCATTCAGGATTATCACTTTGCCCTCCTGCCCCGGCTGATCAAGGAAAGGCGACCTGATGCGCGCGTGGGGCTCTTCTGGCATATCCCATGGCCCAATCCCGAATCGTTCGGCATCTGTCCGTGGCAGCGCGAGCTGCTCCATGGGATGCTGGGTGCAGACCTGATTGGGTTTCACATTCAGTTCCATTGCAACAATTTCCTGGAAACGGTAGACCGAGTGCTGGAATCACGCATCGAGTGGGAGCACTTTGCCGTCAGGCGTGGCAACTCTACGACGTATGTCAAACCCTTCCCAATCAGCATCGCTTTCCCCGATGGCACAGCGGCGCCGGGCGAAGGCACCGTGGAGCCACAGGGCAAGGACGCGCTGCTCATGCAATTCGGCGTCCGGCCAACCTATCTTGCCGTAGGCGTCGACCGCCTCGACTACACCAAAGGACTGCTCGAACGCCTACGAGGCATCGAGCGATTTTTGGAGAAATACCCGAGGTTCCAGGGGGAGTTTACCTTCGTGGAGCTTGGGGCGCCGAGTCGCACCCACATCAAGCAGTATCAGGACCTGATTGCCGCCATCGAGGCCGAGTCGGATCGCATCAACTGGCGCTTCCAGAATGGCGACTGGAAACCCATTCTTCTCCTGAAACGGCACCACACCGGCCAGGCGATCCGGCTATTCTACAAAGCGGCCGATGCTTGCCTGGTGACATCGCTCCACGATGGGATGAACCTTGTGGCGAAGGAGTTCGTGGCGGCTCGGGAGGATGAACAAGGCGTCCTGATATTGAGTCGATTTACTGGGGCCTCTCGCGAACTGCGTGATGCCCTTATCGTCAACCCCTACGACATTGAAGAGCTGGCAGACGCCATCTATGCGGCTGTGAACATGACCAAGGAAGAGCAGACTGTTCGCATGCGGCGAATGCGTGAGGTGGTGAGGGAGCGCAACGTGTATCGATGGGCTGCCGATCTGATGACTGAGCTCGTTCAGGTTCGTGTGGAGGAGTCGCAGGTCTCAGTGACCTGACCTGATACGCCCCGATGGAATGGCTGTGGTCCCAATGGCCGCCGGTTGCGGCGGAAATACTGAGCAGTAGTTACACCGTGCTGCTCCTGGATTACGACGGTACCCTGACGCGGATCGCGCCCTCCCCGGCGCAGGCGACGCTGCCAGCGGCGACCCGGTCAGTGCTCCGGGAGCTCTCGCGCCGTCCTCGAATGACGGTCGCCGTGATCAGCGGACGACGGCTCAACGAGCTGCGACGGCTGGTCAGGGTGCGAAACCTAATCTATGTCGGCAATCACGGGCTGGAGATCTGGCACGATGGTCGGCAGGCCGGAGTGAACGTACCCCGGCCGTTCCAGGAGGCCGTCGCCCGTATTCGGTCTCAGCTCACCAGTCTGGTGGCCGATATCCCTGGCGTGCTTGTCGAGGACAAAGGCCTGTCGGTCAGCCTGCATTACCGGTTGGTACCGACCAGGCTGGAGATGCATCTCAAGGCGATGTTCCTGCGCGACGTGCTTCCCCTTGTTCGCGCATCGGGACTGACAGTTCTTCACGGAAAGAAGGTCATCGAACTCCGCCCCAGGCTCAACTGGACAAAGGGTCATGCCGCGCTGTGGTTGATGAAGCACATCCGCCGACGCTCGGTC
This genomic stretch from Candidatus Methylomirabilis tolerans harbors:
- a CDS encoding trehalose-6-phosphate synthase, with the protein product ITIGDKLMYVFVVPLRPEAQVAGALVLFHDASYIQHRLDQIWQHNFIRFLVQALLISLTTLFVVQLTLVRPLARMTEWIKRLRKGEVNDSSSLPSKDLLNPLAAEVTQLAKSLSAAKAAAEDTRFGQAGNSLWAPTSLKEHLRITLQGRSIFVISNREPYIHVKRGKQVECVVPASGLVSALEPVLAACEGTWIAHGSGDADSLVVDDADRLRVPPADPKYILRRVWLTKAEEQGYYYGFANEGLWPLCHIAHTRPVFQADDWQYYRDVNDKFAQVALAELEGVEEPCVLIQDYHFALLPRLIKERRPDARVGLFWHIPWPNPESFGICPWQRELLHGMLGADLIGFHIQFHCNNFLETVDRVLESRIEWEHFAVRRGNSTTYVKPFPISIAFPDGTAAPGEGTVEPQGKDALLMQFGVRPTYLAVGVDRLDYTKGLLERLRGIERFLEKYPRFQGEFTFVELGAPSRTHIKQYQDLIAAIEAESDRINWRFQNGDWKPILLLKRHHTGQAIRLFYKAADACLVTSLHDGMNLVAKEFVAAREDEQGVLILSRFTGASRELRDALIVNPYDIEELADAIYAAVNMTKEEQTVRMRRMREVVRERNVYRWAADLMTELVQVRVEESQVSVT
- the otsB gene encoding trehalose-phosphatase, with the translated sequence MEWLWSQWPPVAAEILSSSYTVLLLDYDGTLTRIAPSPAQATLPAATRSVLRELSRRPRMTVAVISGRRLNELRRLVRVRNLIYVGNHGLEIWHDGRQAGVNVPRPFQEAVARIRSQLTSLVADIPGVLVEDKGLSVSLHYRLVPTRLEMHLKAMFLRDVLPLVRASGLTVLHGKKVIELRPRLNWTKGHAALWLMKHIRRRSVLPIYIGDDRTDEDAFRALAKGITIRVGALEGSKARYYVRDVKEVMAFLQWMAETFKP